The segment cagcccagcagggctggggcactgcctgcagccagcccgggcacagcacagaggcacagagagcttcaagcactcagggctgggaaggggctgagaagtgcctggggcacaatcactgccagcccttggcacaggaacctctggctgcaggacaatgcagctgcagctcctggagccatctcattaagctggaacatcccaatgccttcAGActctgtgagtacaactctgggtatttctgCTGCACgggaggtgaaatgctcatgaatctctgacatgctgaggggttctgatcagtcatagaatatttccaagacaagaACTTTGTAAAAAATGAGGAATCTTTCAaagactttgtattcagtttcctactattggagaatggcagggagggggggatAAGTACAAAGGTTGATTATGAACTATAATTATGAATTTTGACAAGTGCCTGAGACATCCCAACTGTTTCTTTTAGTGATCAgtaggagatccctaatgtgctttcagccactctgcccatggacagcagcagcatcacctttgctggagccatcaggctcagtctgagctctcctttctccaagctgcaaacagaacctgcccccagccagtgccctgcaaacaggcagggttctgtagcgccaaggagagtgcacagagatttggggtctgtgagtgctggcagggagagatcaggcacagggaaacacctgcaggaggaaaatctgcaggaagcagagagaagatcaggcaatgagagaaaacaaagcccagcaatgctgaggcagggagagtttagagatgcccacaggagcccctgcagtgtgcagtttgaatggatatgcaaatcaagacccttcatggctgacaatcaatcagactctgtcccttttcccaccccaccatttcccccatccaagccctggcactcagagcagccttgtgcaaatctgagctccctccagcccaggctgcacctgcagctttcagctccttgactccaactcccacctgctttccttggagaaggagctacccgagacacagagggatgttcatttcttgtcagccaacaaagccaagggaaggcacagctccatcaaatgccaaagtcattcttctccctggatctgcccctgatccccccagcctgttctgtttccttcatccctgcattgccagggactctctgggacaagggaattctgctctggggatggagggaggtccaagtgccaccactggagtgggaaccacaactcatcaggtttgtgtcctttgggggtcaggaactggtgagactcagaggaaCAGAAAGTTTCTCCTAGTGCCCTAGAGATCAcagttgaacaggacacaatttaataacaatcacgctcttccctgagctatgtgcaacgtcccagcagcatctgatgaGTCCTccatccacaagggatttccatACTAGAATTAATTTTAGACAAAACGTGGTTCTGTGacagatataaacacaattaagttcttgtatcaggatgctcatcctggagtgggtgcaaaacagctccaacaattcctgatttgcaaagctgtcagtggtggatggagaagggagatcaggctgctcttggtgttgaggaaatgctgaaaccagcctgactcatttcatctcctcctgtcctggctgatctcccctctttcccctcccacccattggcttttgtctcccaccaggcccccggtgaagagcctggctctgtgttctccatcccctcctcgctggcactgccaggctgggatgaggagcccctcagccttccctgctctgggctggacaagcccagctccctcagcctctgctcacagcccaggggctccagccccaccttgggggcccttcccagacccagCTCCAgatgccagacatctttcctgccctgggcaacccaacccaggccacagtgacctggataatccccatccttgatgtcctggtcacacagccctggccccttgtccccatgtcaggctctggggtggatcctgtggaacatcctttggtggaggctgtggctccaggtgggccggggggatcccgggggacagggaccccgctgggcatggacagcattggacttgttgggagaaactgtgagggggagctggggcagagtgaccaacccagtgacctgacacagccctgctgggatgtcacacagcccctctgggatgtcacagcctgctctgtgatgtcacagccccttctctaatCTCgcacagctggtctctgatgtcacagccaactcagtgatgtcatagtctgctctgtgatgtcagacatctgctctgtgatgtcacagaggcagCCTATGATGTCATAGCTTCTCCATGACCTCACATgccccactctgtgatgtcatatcccactctgtgacctcatgttaccagatgatcaattgcctacaccaggtgagctcacacctggagcttgttctccacatccccaggcctatggaaaccacacagtgcccattgtgtgagaaggggaactggaagttcagcagcctcagggttctgccagctcagccaggcccactggaacattggggtccacgaccaccagggaccaccagagagacccccaggacagaagaacacatgggtaaaggggaggggaaatatgttaatgattttggggaaatgattatcatatgtatgtttagtccaggacaatcaatggatatgtgtgcaaaatacagaaaataaacagaaactttcctgtactcagcatgcagggctttgggaggagctctcccctgtgcatccagctgaataaagaatgctgcttcttaatgctacactggggttaaaaggagttttctgttttactgaatttttggtaacactcccactgccaaggaaagctctgtctgctgctgctcacagacagagaagggctgggggcagatgtggggctcagaggctgcctggggcacagtgaccatgaaataatcaagttttcaatgttctgtgaaagaaggaggggcagcaacaaaacttctacactggaattaggaagggcagactttggcctgtttaggatgcagatttggggagtaccaaatcaggcactgatttttttaaagagaaacagcccttaaaaaaaaaagggtccaggaaggatggataCATTTCAAGAAGgtaatcttaagggggaaggagcagcctgtgccagtgtggaaaaagatgagctggtgaggaaaaggactggcctggctgcccatggagcttttgtgggaactcGGGAAAGAAAAGGATGCATGAACTTTTGACAGAAGGTCAGGCAACTTAGGAAGTTTTTAAGGATGTTGttaggttatgcagaaagaaaagttgagatGTGAAAGCTCAGTTAGAGCTTAACCTGGCCACTTGTgtgaaaaataacagaaaatgtttctataaataaattaatatcaaaCGAAAAGATaaggagaacctctactctAGATTGAGTGCAGTGGGGAATACAGTaactaaagataaggaaaaggctAAGCTACTTTACACTTGTTTCCCTCAATTTTCAGTATTAGGGcaggttgtcctcaggacaagtgttctcctgagctggtggatgggcacagggagcagaacagccccctggaatccaggaggaagcagctggggacctgctgagccactcagatgctcacaggtgtgtgggatcagatgggatccatcctagggggatgagggagctgtggatgagctccccaagctgctctccatcatttaccatcagtcctggctcagcagggaggtcccagagcactggaggtgccagtgtgagcccatccccaggaagggctggaaggaggagctggggaactccaggcctgtcagcctgacctgggtgcctggcaaggttatggaacagatcaccttgagtgccatcacagggcacccacaggatggcccagggatcagagccagccagcatGGATTTCAATAACTGCATTGATggtctggatgaggggattgagtccagcatcagcaaatttggagatggcaccaagctgggtgtgagtgtggatctgctggagggtaggagggctctgcacagggccctggacaggctggatccagggcccaaatccaacaaggtgaggtttaacaagtccatgtgctgggccctgcactttggccacaacaacccctgcagctctacaggctggggacagagtggctggagagcagccaggcagaaagggacctgcagggactgatggacagcaggctggacatgaggcagcagtgtgcccaggtgaccaagaaggccaatggctcctggcctggatcaggaatggtgtggccagcaggagcagggcagggattcttcccctgtgcttggcactggttgggcagcacctcgagtgctgtgtccagttctgggcctccaatttaggaaggacatggaggagctggagtgtgtccagagaagggcaacaaggctggggaggtgtatggagcacaagtcctgtgaggattggctgagggagctggggttgtttatcctggagaagagaaggctcaggggacagaaggcggtgtcagggcacaggttggacttgatgatctccaagatcttttccaaccttgctgattctgggattctctgaaaccaccactggagcagttgcaggatgagccctgggcctcctctgcagaagctccagcagcccaggtccctcagcttctcctggcagccccaaagcccatcctgtcagtcctgcagagcctctgcagctgctcctcattgcccagaacagggagccccagaggcagacacagcagcccagatgtgcccccctggcctggggtgcctctggcaagggagcagcaccaggcactgcaggagcctgcagacaattcctgcagcacttgtaggatgatcctgctgcccaagggacgttcccatggggccaagccaggaactgcaatggggagtggggccagagaggaaagggcaaacagggatgggctgtttgcaggggagggaacagggctgggcaatgggaAGAAATCTGAGTTaggaaagagtaaagaaagcaaaggtgaagccaaggaaatgctgagggcagtttgggggtggctgccaggcagccctggctctgagcaacagcgtctgcagtggcacaggaaactcccagctgatgggaacaaactttctggctgactgcagaggccaggacaaagctgagtggtttccctggtgtcccgcaggccttgctggccccaggggctgatggcatttgtgctccctcaggttcatgtccccacagcaacagcatgggggtgctggccctgctgtgtgcaatgcaaacaggggctgctgaggcagtgctgctgtgtctgtgcctgcaaggatggggcacctgtgtgagctgggggagaggccagggctgcagaggggggatgttgttggcagctgcatgaggacgcgctgggacgctgccctgggctgtgcagcgcactgggcatggatcagcccctgctctgctgctccttcccgtctggcccagggcccttgcagagccccagccatgctgtttgcccccagcctgcccacggccagcctggggctgctgacgggggtttctgtgctgagcattggcctggccgtgttcttgagagagcctgggcaaggagcctggagcccccagggcctggcctgaggcgtcagcgctgccccagcagtgcccatggcctgtccctgctgcagccccggcactgccacccccagggctgtgcccggccccgagagcactcaggccctgcagcaacaccagggccaccagggcagcggggcagggccacggcagcagcactggcaacaccaagtgctgctgctgctgctgctgctgggcacagctgctgggccagcactgatctgccccagctctgcacacagacattgctgctgcagctccagagaaggcaacacaagggcatctctgcagaaaactctgctgggacatcctttagttactttaaagccaccaagagtgcagcccctcattgacacagtctgtggccacagggaaggtggagagaaagaGAATGAGAAATAGCACAAAAAGTGACATTTCTCTGTGGACAATATGGAAAACCtaaacttaggaaaaaaaccccacaatcaAACTAAAAGGAAGTATAGAAGATGGCTTTTATTTCAATTGATTTAGAGAAACTGTCCAGCagtttaatatttgtgaaaccatccagtcatcagtctccacactgcagccttgagctcctggttcctcaggctgtagatgagggggttcagggctggaggcaccaccgagtacagaactgacagggccagatccagggatggggagaagatggaggggggcttcaggtaggcaaacaATGCAGTGCTTacaaacagggagagcacagccaggtgagggaggcaggtggaaaaggctttgtgccgtccctgctcagaggggatcctcagcacagccctgaagatctgcacataggagaaaacaatgaacacaaaacaaccaagaGCTAAGCAGATGGAAAACACAAGAAATCCCAATTTCCTGAGGttggagtgtgagcaggagagcttgaggatctgtgggatttcacagaagaactggcccagggcattgccatggcacaggggcagggaaaatgtattggctgtgtgcagcagtgaatagagaaaggcactggcccaggcagctgctgccatgtgggcacaagctctgctgcccaggagggtcccgtagtgcaggggtttgcagatggacacgtagcggtcgtagcacatgatggtcaggaggcaaaactctgctgagatgaagaacataaagaaaaagagctgagcagcacatgcagtgtaggagatgctcctggtgtcccagagggaattgtgcatggctttggggacagtggtgcagatggagcccaggtcagcgagggccaggttgagcaggaagaagaacatgggcgtgtgcaggtggtggccgcaggctacggcgctgatgatgaggccgttgcccaggagggcagccagggagatgcccagcaagaggcagaagtgcaggagctgcagctgccgcgtgtctgccaatgccagcagcaggaagtgcctgatggagctgctgttggacatttgctgtgccttggcatggggatctgtaagaaaagtaatcatggaatagttgggtttgtagaggacttgaaatatcccagcacagcctgggggcactttccccccactgcctgcccagggctctgctgcctggagctgtccctgccagcagctgcttccctgtgcccagggctgggccctgccagtgctgccagagcccagcccagccctgggggctcagctctgccctgcagagccctcccagctcaggcactgcccaggggcagctctggctctgcaggatcTGATGGCAatgtcagagcaaccctgaggaggctgaaaaagcaacactgatgctgcctctcAGGGGCCATCTGTTGATCTCTGTAAATGCGCAGTTTATTCAGATCTAAGagaatattattatttatttttctcagcctGAACTGAGATATGAATATCTATGGGCAGATTCCCAACCAGGAAacccagagcagtagattaaaaaaacaggattttcccctTTACGCaacccctgccttgctgtgctccctgtataatctacttggaaatgttctgaacctaaatgccatgctgggagcagtcctgaacaatgcagcatcctccccacacaaggagaacacttccaagcctcaccagctgtctcctcccagccagatcttgtcccccagtgctggcagcagctgccagggctggctgagagctgtccctggcaggcagcagagtccctgccccagcacagcgccctgggctgcaggaccctgctctgcaggacagccctgggcacccctggctgctctgcacaagagacaagcagaggatggactcacaggctctgcaggcattggcatgttccagctgcaggagatggctccaggagctgcagctgcattgtcctgcagccagaggttcctgtgccaagggctggcagtgattgtgccccaggcacttctcagccccttcccagccctgactgattgaagctctctgtgcctctgggctgtgcctgggctggctgcaggcagtgccccagccctgctgggctggcagaagagctgctcatccagagaaatgtgcttttgaagctcttcttggtgagcaggagctgcctctgtgccaggagcccagcccagctcagcagcacagacacagcacaaggac is part of the Agelaius phoeniceus isolate bAgePho1 chromosome W unlocalized genomic scaffold, bAgePho1.hap1 SUPER_W_unloc_1, whole genome shotgun sequence genome and harbors:
- the LOC143692364 gene encoding olfactory receptor 14J1-like, encoding MSNSSSIRHFLLLALADTRQLQLLHFCLLLGISLAALLGNGLIISAVACGHHLHTPMFFFLLNLALADLGSICTTVPKAMHNSLWDTRSISYTACAAQLFFFMFFISAEFCLLTIMCYDRYVSICKPLHYGTLLGSRACAHMAAAAWASAFLYSLLHTANTFSLPLCHGNALGQFFCEIPQILKLSCSHSNLRKLGFLVFSICLALGCFVFIVFSYVQIFRAVLRIPSEQGRHKAFSTCLPHLAVLSLFVSTALFAYLKPPSIFSPSLDLALSVLYSVVPPALNPLIYSLRNQELKAAVWRLMTGWFHKY